In a single window of the Rhizobiaceae bacterium genome:
- a CDS encoding ferredoxin--NADP reductase, translating into MQHAASIAAVESDAPSFPIPANVYAETVVSVHHYTDRLFKFRITRPQSFRFRSGEFVMIGLPNAEKPVFRAYSIASPAWDEELEFFSIKVPDGPLTQHLQRIKPGDTVLMRQKSTGTLVVDALTPGKRLFMISTGTGIAPFASLVRDPDTYDRFEQLYLTHTCREVAELTYGKELIANLADDPLIGEFASRVTLYSTTTREESERMGRITTLIENGKFSADLGIAPLDPATDRVMICGSMQMIQDVKALAEKLGFEEGSLSSPNSFVLERAFVG; encoded by the coding sequence ATGCAGCATGCAGCTTCGATCGCGGCGGTCGAGTCCGACGCGCCCAGCTTTCCCATTCCGGCCAATGTGTATGCCGAGACGGTCGTCTCCGTGCATCACTATACGGATCGGCTTTTCAAGTTCCGCATCACGCGTCCGCAGAGCTTCCGGTTCCGCTCCGGCGAGTTCGTGATGATCGGCCTGCCGAATGCCGAAAAGCCGGTGTTCCGCGCCTATTCCATCGCCTCGCCCGCATGGGACGAGGAACTGGAGTTCTTTTCGATCAAGGTGCCGGACGGGCCGTTGACCCAGCATCTCCAGCGCATCAAGCCGGGCGACACCGTGCTGATGCGCCAGAAATCGACCGGCACGCTGGTGGTCGATGCGCTGACGCCCGGCAAGCGCCTGTTCATGATCTCGACGGGAACCGGCATTGCGCCTTTCGCCAGCCTCGTGCGCGACCCGGACACTTATGACCGGTTCGAACAGCTCTACCTGACGCACACCTGCCGCGAGGTCGCGGAACTGACCTATGGCAAGGAATTGATCGCGAACCTGGCCGACGACCCGCTGATCGGGGAATTTGCCTCGCGGGTGACGCTATATTCGACCACGACGCGCGAGGAATCGGAGCGCATGGGCCGCATCACCACGTTGATCGAGAACGGGAAATTCAGCGCCGATCTGGGCATCGCGCCGCTCGACCCCGCGACGGATCGCGTGATGATCTGCGGTTCCATGCAGATGATCCAGGATGTGAAGGCGCTGGCCGAAAAGCTCGGCTTCGAGGAAGGCTCGCTCAGCAGCCCGAACAGCTTCGTTCTTGAGCGCGCGTTTGTGGGGTAA
- a CDS encoding alpha-glucosidase family protein produces the protein MAQAVQRVETEPQAAPDRDWWRGAVIYQIYPRSFQDSDGDGIGDLRGIIERLPYVAELGVDAIWISPIFTSPMKDFGYDISDYRGIDPMFGTLSDFDDLIATAHGLGLKVMVDGVISHTSDQHPWFKESRSSRGNPKADWYVWADAKPDGTPPNNWLSIFGGSAWQWDTRRMQYYLHNFLSEQPDLNFHDRDVQDALLDVARFWLDRGVDGFRLDTINFYFHSEGLEDNPPLRPEDRNDQTAPAVNPYNFQDHVYDKSRPENLGFLERFRAVLDEYPAAASVGEVGDSQRGLEVVAAYTSGNERVHMCYAFDFLAPEKISAARVQAVLEDFGRVARDGWACWAFSNHDVVRHATRWGAGEKDREGYLKLLSALIMSLRGSVCLYQGEELGLTEAELAFEDLQDPYGIRFWPEFKGRDGCRTPMVWERTSQNGGFSDGRPWLPVPAEHLPMAVSQQFGDRHSVLEHYRRFIAFRRAHPAFAKGEIEFIEAPEDVVAFLRSFGNETILCVFNLGAEGRNFESGLKAEPLAGHGFNSERNGDTIKLKPYCAFFGRVL, from the coding sequence ATGGCCCAGGCAGTCCAGCGCGTGGAAACCGAGCCGCAAGCCGCGCCCGACCGCGACTGGTGGCGCGGCGCGGTGATCTACCAGATCTATCCGCGCAGCTTCCAGGACTCCGACGGCGACGGCATCGGCGACCTTCGCGGCATCATCGAGCGCCTGCCTTATGTGGCCGAACTTGGCGTGGATGCGATCTGGATTTCGCCGATCTTCACCTCTCCGATGAAGGATTTCGGCTACGACATCTCGGACTATCGCGGCATCGATCCGATGTTCGGCACGCTGTCGGATTTCGACGATCTCATCGCCACGGCGCATGGGCTCGGCCTGAAGGTCATGGTGGACGGCGTGATCTCCCACACCTCCGACCAGCATCCATGGTTCAAGGAAAGCCGTTCCTCGCGGGGTAACCCGAAGGCCGACTGGTATGTGTGGGCCGACGCGAAGCCGGACGGCACGCCTCCCAACAACTGGCTGTCGATCTTCGGCGGTTCCGCATGGCAGTGGGACACGCGCCGCATGCAGTATTACCTGCACAATTTTCTTTCCGAGCAGCCCGACCTGAACTTCCACGACCGGGATGTGCAGGACGCGCTTCTGGATGTCGCGCGCTTCTGGCTGGATCGCGGCGTGGACGGTTTCCGCCTCGACACGATCAACTTCTATTTTCACAGCGAGGGCCTTGAGGACAATCCGCCGCTGAGGCCGGAGGATCGCAACGACCAGACGGCGCCCGCCGTCAATCCCTACAATTTCCAGGACCATGTCTACGACAAGAGCCGTCCCGAGAATCTCGGCTTCCTGGAGCGGTTCCGCGCCGTGCTGGACGAGTATCCGGCGGCGGCGTCCGTGGGCGAGGTGGGCGATTCCCAGCGCGGCCTCGAAGTCGTCGCGGCCTATACGTCGGGCAATGAACGTGTCCACATGTGCTACGCATTCGACTTCCTGGCGCCCGAAAAGATCAGCGCCGCCAGGGTGCAGGCCGTGCTGGAGGATTTCGGGCGCGTGGCGCGCGACGGCTGGGCGTGCTGGGCGTTTTCAAACCATGACGTCGTTCGCCATGCCACCCGCTGGGGCGCAGGCGAAAAGGATCGCGAAGGCTATCTCAAGCTGCTTTCGGCGCTCATCATGTCGCTGCGCGGGTCAGTCTGCCTTTACCAGGGCGAGGAGCTTGGCCTGACCGAAGCGGAACTTGCCTTCGAGGATTTGCAGGACCCCTACGGCATCCGCTTCTGGCCGGAATTCAAGGGCCGCGACGGTTGCCGCACGCCCATGGTGTGGGAGCGCACGTCGCAAAATGGCGGATTCTCGGACGGCAGGCCGTGGCTGCCGGTGCCGGCGGAGCATCTGCCGATGGCCGTCAGCCAGCAATTCGGCGACAGGCACTCCGTGCTGGAACACTATCGTCGCTTCATCGCGTTTCGCCGCGCGCATCCGGCATTCGCGAAAGGCGAGATCGAGTTCATCGAGGCGCCGGAGGATGTGGTCGCCTTCCTGCGCAGCTTCGGCAACGAGACCATTCTGTGCGTTTTCAATCTCGGCGCGGAAGGCCGGAACTTTGAAAGCGGACTGAAGGCCGAGCCGCTCGCCGGCCACGGCTTCAATTCCGAGCGCAACGGCGACACGATCAAGCTCAAACCCTACTGCGCCTTTTTCGGGCGGGTCCTGTAG
- a CDS encoding hydantoinase/oxoprolinase family protein, with protein sequence MAKKFSTAAEISKEAVVAGIDVGGTFTDLLLIDGRTGAVSIAKTPTTVENQAHGVVAALDRTGFDISEIDLIVHGTTTTTNAVLERRLARTGLITTRGFRDVLELGRRTRPQAYGMTGTFTPVIPRDLRLEVTERVEASGRVRDALDEEELRGAIRHLLDAGCEALVIHFLHSYANPAHERRAAEIAAGLWPNGYITMGHALLSEAREFERGVTAAVNASVQPILERYVERLRAVLAERGYARDFLIMNGNGGMISARFVSREAAKTVMSGPASGVIAAAYTAKRAGYPDIVTYDMGGTSTDVALIRDARPAVSNEIEIEYAMPIHVPMVAVHTVGAGGGSIARVDASGLIQVGPESAGAAPGPICYGRGGTEPTITDANLVLGRLSARKLLAVDSPVSADGVTAIFAERIGKATGLGGVAAAGAVLRLANVKMAGAIRMVSVARGHDPRDFALFAFGGAGPLHASALARELGLPKVIVPARPGITNALGCVVADLRQDFVNTVNQPVAVLDEPAMRAMLAAQRAEGGALIAKEAVKPERIEVAHSADMQFVGQTHILNVPLPSGEIDRAMLQTLFERAYFARFKVELPEIRANLVSLNTSVTGIRPQVDLSRLIDPAGRTATPEGALVEHRPVWFDGEWLDTPVYDRQALPLDAAISGPAILEQLDATTVLEPGDRASGDSNGNIIIEIGGKSS encoded by the coding sequence ATGGCGAAGAAATTTTCCACGGCGGCGGAAATATCGAAGGAAGCTGTCGTGGCCGGCATCGATGTCGGGGGCACTTTCACGGACCTGCTGCTGATCGATGGACGCACCGGCGCAGTCAGCATCGCCAAGACGCCGACCACGGTGGAAAACCAGGCGCATGGCGTGGTCGCCGCGCTGGACCGGACCGGCTTCGACATTTCCGAAATCGACCTCATCGTCCACGGCACGACGACGACCACCAACGCGGTGCTTGAGCGCCGCCTCGCGCGAACCGGCCTGATCACCACGCGCGGGTTTCGCGACGTGCTGGAGCTTGGCCGCCGCACCCGCCCGCAAGCCTATGGCATGACCGGCACCTTCACGCCCGTCATTCCGCGCGACCTGCGCCTCGAGGTCACAGAGCGCGTGGAGGCGTCGGGCCGCGTGCGTGACGCGCTCGATGAAGAGGAACTGCGCGGCGCGATCCGGCACCTGCTCGACGCGGGCTGCGAAGCGTTGGTGATTCATTTCCTGCATTCCTACGCCAATCCGGCGCATGAGCGCCGCGCGGCCGAAATCGCCGCCGGGCTTTGGCCGAACGGCTACATCACCATGGGCCATGCGCTGCTTTCGGAAGCGCGCGAGTTCGAGCGCGGTGTGACGGCTGCCGTCAACGCCTCGGTGCAGCCGATCCTCGAACGCTATGTCGAACGGCTGCGCGCGGTGCTGGCGGAACGCGGTTACGCCCGCGATTTTCTCATCATGAACGGCAATGGCGGCATGATCTCGGCCCGCTTCGTCAGCCGCGAGGCTGCAAAGACTGTAATGTCCGGCCCCGCATCCGGGGTCATCGCCGCCGCCTATACGGCGAAGCGCGCGGGCTATCCGGATATCGTGACCTACGACATGGGCGGCACCTCCACCGATGTGGCGCTGATCCGCGATGCGAGGCCCGCCGTCTCGAACGAGATCGAGATCGAATATGCCATGCCGATCCATGTGCCCATGGTGGCGGTCCACACGGTGGGGGCCGGCGGCGGCTCGATTGCGCGCGTCGATGCATCCGGCCTGATCCAGGTCGGACCGGAAAGCGCTGGCGCTGCGCCCGGCCCTATCTGCTATGGCCGGGGCGGCACGGAGCCGACGATCACCGACGCCAACCTCGTGCTTGGAAGGCTGAGCGCGCGCAAGTTGCTGGCGGTCGATTCGCCGGTCAGCGCCGACGGGGTGACGGCGATCTTCGCCGAGCGGATCGGCAAGGCCACCGGCCTCGGCGGCGTGGCTGCCGCGGGCGCCGTGCTGCGCCTTGCGAATGTAAAGATGGCGGGCGCCATCCGCATGGTGTCGGTGGCGCGCGGCCATGACCCCCGCGATTTCGCGCTGTTTGCCTTCGGCGGCGCGGGACCGCTCCATGCGAGCGCGCTTGCACGGGAACTCGGCCTGCCGAAGGTGATCGTGCCTGCCCGCCCCGGAATTACCAATGCGCTCGGTTGCGTCGTTGCCGATCTCAGGCAGGATTTCGTCAACACGGTCAACCAGCCGGTCGCAGTGCTGGACGAACCCGCCATGCGCGCGATGCTCGCCGCGCAGCGCGCCGAAGGCGGGGCGCTGATCGCCAAGGAAGCGGTGAAGCCCGAGCGCATCGAGGTCGCGCATTCCGCCGACATGCAGTTCGTCGGGCAGACGCATATCCTCAACGTGCCGCTGCCGTCCGGCGAGATCGACCGCGCGATGCTGCAAACGCTGTTTGAGCGCGCCTATTTTGCACGGTTCAAGGTCGAGTTGCCGGAAATCCGCGCCAATCTCGTCAGCCTCAATACATCGGTGACCGGCATTCGCCCGCAGGTCGACCTGTCGCGGCTGATCGATCCGGCCGGGCGCACCGCAACGCCCGAAGGCGCGCTTGTCGAGCACCGCCCCGTCTGGTTCGACGGTGAATGGCTGGACACGCCGGTCTATGACCGTCAGGCGCTGCCGCTCGACGCCGCGATCAGCGGCCCGGCCATCCTTGAGCAACTCGACGCAACGACGGTGCTGGAACCGGGCGACCGCGCTTCCGGGGACAGTAACGGCAACATCATCATCGAGATCGGGGGGAAATCGTCATGA
- the ugpC gene encoding sn-glycerol-3-phosphate ABC transporter ATP-binding protein UgpC — protein sequence MADLKLRNVEKAYGSLKILHGINLDITSGEFIVFVGPSGCGKSTLLRSIAGLEEITGGTLEIDNEVVNDVPPSKRGIAMVFQSYALYPHMTVYDNMAFGMKIAREDKAEIDRRVRQAAEILQLTKYLDRLPKAMSGGQRQRVAIGRAIVRNPKVFLFDEPLSNLDAALRVATRIEIAKLKESMPNATMIYVTHDQVEAMTLADRIVVLKDGRVEQVGSPMQLYKRPGNLFVAQFIGSPAMNILPARVLKAGAATEVAVDGGGSVSVPIATPQGAAGTEISFGVRPEDLFVAKGKDSLFEGKVDYIEQLGEVQLVYVDIGRGAENPLTAKLPGNARIERGQFLRLDADAGDLHIFDGKGSSFVPHEVEAKAA from the coding sequence ATGGCGGATCTGAAACTGCGCAACGTCGAGAAAGCCTATGGAAGCCTGAAAATCCTCCATGGCATCAACCTCGACATAACGTCCGGCGAATTCATTGTGTTCGTCGGACCATCGGGGTGTGGGAAGTCGACGCTGCTGCGCTCGATCGCCGGACTTGAAGAGATCACGGGCGGAACGCTCGAAATCGACAACGAGGTCGTCAACGACGTGCCGCCGTCCAAGCGCGGCATCGCGATGGTGTTTCAGTCTTATGCGCTCTATCCGCACATGACGGTCTACGACAACATGGCCTTCGGCATGAAGATCGCACGCGAAGACAAGGCGGAGATCGACCGGCGCGTGCGGCAGGCCGCCGAAATATTGCAGCTTACGAAATATCTGGATCGGCTGCCCAAGGCCATGTCCGGCGGCCAGCGGCAGCGCGTCGCCATCGGTCGGGCCATCGTGCGCAATCCCAAGGTTTTCCTCTTCGACGAACCGCTGTCCAATCTGGACGCCGCGCTCCGCGTCGCGACACGCATCGAGATCGCCAAGCTCAAGGAATCCATGCCGAACGCGACGATGATCTACGTCACCCATGATCAGGTGGAGGCAATGACGCTGGCAGACCGGATCGTTGTGCTGAAGGACGGACGCGTCGAACAGGTCGGCTCGCCCATGCAGCTTTACAAAAGGCCGGGCAATCTGTTCGTCGCCCAGTTTATCGGCTCTCCGGCCATGAATATCTTGCCTGCGCGTGTCCTGAAGGCAGGCGCGGCAACAGAGGTAGCTGTCGATGGCGGCGGCAGCGTTTCCGTGCCGATTGCTACGCCGCAAGGCGCGGCCGGCACGGAAATCAGTTTCGGCGTGCGCCCCGAAGATCTGTTCGTGGCGAAGGGCAAGGATTCGCTTTTCGAGGGGAAGGTCGATTACATAGAGCAACTCGGCGAGGTGCAGCTCGTCTATGTCGATATTGGTCGCGGCGCGGAAAATCCGCTCACGGCCAAGCTGCCCGGAAATGCAAGGATCGAGCGCGGGCAATTCCTGCGGCTCGACGCCGATGCGGGTGATCTGCACATCTTCGACGGAAAGGGATCATCCTTCGTGCCGCACGAGGTGGAGGCAAAGGCGGCGTAG